Proteins from a single region of Mumia flava:
- a CDS encoding ABC transporter permease, whose product MNRLRSFGLSLAAPLLAIAFSLVVTSIVIEISGGSASDFLAIIFSWPVDRLLVNIVNQTSLIYLSALAAAVGFRMNLFNIGVEGQYRMAAYAAAVFAGAAILPGALNVLGALIVAMAAGAAWAGIAGLLRVYRGVSEVISTIMLNAIAITLTGYMLNTYGTQVGDSRRTTEIPASSQVPGWQPFEQSAGQVWTVGLLAVIAGVTFWLVLNRTRFGFDLRATGQSPTAAIASGVNNRRMTLLAMLISGAIAGLVWMPSLFGSSHYYGSTFQTGLGFTGIAVALLGRNKALPIAFAALLFAYLNEQSNRLTIEAGISVEVIQITQGVIVLAVVIAYELVRRYRLRAEERRVAQSSGPSSPSVEEVAV is encoded by the coding sequence ATGAACAGGCTCCGCTCGTTCGGCCTGTCCCTGGCCGCCCCGCTCCTGGCGATCGCCTTCTCACTGGTCGTCACCAGCATCGTCATCGAGATCTCCGGCGGCTCGGCCTCCGACTTCCTCGCCATCATCTTCTCCTGGCCGGTCGACCGCCTCCTGGTCAACATCGTCAACCAGACGTCACTGATCTACCTGTCCGCGCTCGCCGCTGCGGTGGGCTTCCGGATGAACCTCTTCAACATCGGCGTCGAGGGCCAGTACCGCATGGCGGCCTACGCCGCCGCGGTGTTCGCCGGAGCGGCCATCCTGCCCGGCGCCCTGAACGTCCTGGGGGCACTGATCGTGGCGATGGCCGCCGGTGCCGCCTGGGCCGGGATCGCCGGTCTCTTGCGGGTCTACCGCGGCGTCAGCGAGGTGATCTCGACGATCATGCTGAACGCCATCGCCATCACCCTCACCGGCTACATGCTCAACACGTACGGCACCCAGGTCGGTGACTCCCGCCGGACCACCGAGATCCCGGCGTCGAGCCAGGTGCCGGGGTGGCAGCCGTTCGAGCAGTCCGCGGGCCAGGTGTGGACCGTGGGGCTCCTCGCGGTGATCGCCGGCGTGACGTTCTGGCTCGTGCTCAACCGGACCCGGTTCGGGTTCGACCTGAGGGCGACCGGTCAGTCACCGACGGCCGCGATCGCCAGCGGCGTCAACAACCGCCGGATGACACTGCTCGCGATGCTGATCTCGGGCGCGATCGCCGGCCTGGTGTGGATGCCCTCACTGTTCGGGTCGTCGCACTACTACGGCTCGACGTTCCAGACCGGGCTCGGCTTCACGGGCATCGCGGTCGCGCTGCTCGGCCGCAACAAGGCACTCCCGATCGCCTTCGCGGCCCTGTTGTTCGCCTACCTGAACGAGCAGTCCAACCGCCTGACGATCGAGGCGGGGATCTCGGTCGAGGTCATCCAGATCACCCAGGGCGTGATCGTGCTCGCAGTCGTGATCGCCTACGAGCTCGTCCGCCGCTACCGCCTGCGGGCCGAGGAACGGCGGGTGGCCCAGTCCTCCGGACCGTCGTCCCCGAGTGTTGAGGAGGTGGCGGTATGA
- a CDS encoding ABC transporter permease, whose amino-acid sequence MTTTAPEPTQSPDGRIARLGRGYLWLLVTVGFLAIVSTVRVFSGAGQLNSVGTLQAALIATCPILLAALGGLWSERSGVVNIGLEGGMILGTWGAAYFTYFYGPWVGLIGAALMGALGGILHAIATVTFGVDHIVSGVAINIIAAGAVSFLAEAYFRDLQGGGIKQLTGLDTPPRIEIPWLGEAASDLAGQGWFFVSDLSAVVGALTNGLSIMVYLVAGLVVLTWWVLWHTAFGLRLRSCGENPQAAETLGVNVYRYKYIGVVMSGVFAGLGGYMLVLVSSSGFVTGQTGGRGYIGLAAMIFGNWRPFGAAGAATMFGYTDAMQLRSNDAVHALLLLVAVLLFVFAILRLRQGDRLNTSLYAIIGVAFLVWFFNSDSVPREFAGMTPYVATLLVLALGTQRLRMPAADGKPYKKGQAG is encoded by the coding sequence ATGACCACCACGGCACCCGAGCCCACGCAGTCGCCGGACGGGCGCATCGCGCGTCTCGGTCGCGGCTACCTGTGGCTGCTCGTCACCGTCGGCTTCCTCGCGATCGTGTCCACCGTCCGGGTCTTCAGCGGGGCGGGCCAGCTCAACTCCGTCGGGACGCTGCAGGCCGCGCTGATCGCGACCTGCCCCATCCTGCTCGCGGCCCTCGGCGGTCTGTGGTCGGAGCGTTCGGGCGTGGTCAACATCGGTCTCGAGGGCGGGATGATCCTCGGCACCTGGGGTGCGGCCTACTTCACCTACTTCTACGGGCCGTGGGTCGGTCTGATCGGCGCGGCGCTGATGGGCGCGCTCGGCGGCATCCTGCACGCGATCGCGACCGTGACCTTCGGCGTCGACCACATCGTCTCCGGCGTCGCGATCAACATCATCGCCGCGGGCGCGGTCAGCTTCCTGGCCGAAGCGTACTTCCGCGACCTCCAGGGCGGCGGCATCAAGCAGCTCACCGGCCTCGACACGCCCCCACGGATCGAGATCCCGTGGCTGGGGGAGGCCGCGAGCGACCTGGCGGGCCAGGGGTGGTTCTTCGTATCCGACCTCTCCGCCGTCGTCGGCGCCCTGACCAACGGTCTGTCGATCATGGTCTACCTGGTCGCGGGCCTGGTCGTCCTGACCTGGTGGGTGCTGTGGCACACGGCGTTCGGGCTGCGTCTGCGGTCGTGCGGCGAGAACCCTCAGGCGGCCGAGACGCTGGGCGTCAACGTCTACCGCTACAAGTACATCGGCGTCGTGATGTCCGGGGTCTTCGCCGGGCTCGGCGGCTACATGCTGGTGCTGGTCTCGTCCAGCGGCTTCGTCACCGGCCAGACCGGCGGGCGCGGCTACATCGGCCTCGCGGCGATGATCTTCGGCAACTGGCGGCCGTTCGGTGCGGCCGGTGCCGCGACGATGTTCGGCTACACCGACGCGATGCAGCTGCGCAGCAACGACGCGGTGCACGCGCTGCTGCTGCTCGTGGCGGTCCTGCTGTTCGTGTTCGCGATCCTGCGCCTGCGTCAGGGAGACCGCCTGAACACCTCCCTCTACGCGATCATCGGCGTGGCGTTCCTCGTGTGGTTCTTCAACAGCGACTCCGTGCCGCGCGAGTTCGCCGGCATGACGCCGTACGTCGCGACGCTGCTGGTCCTGGCCCTGGGGACGCAACGCCTGAGGATGCCGGCAGCCGACGGAAAGCCCTATAAGAAGGGTCAGGCCGGATAG
- a CDS encoding cytidine deaminase: MADTSAQEPDFEALREVATGAMRRAYAPYSGYPVGAAGLVDDGRVVVGCNVENAAYGVGLCAECGMVSALHATGGGKLVAVVCVDRDGQALMPCGRCRQLLWENGRPTTQLLTARGPVPMTEVLPDAFDATDLGAQG, encoded by the coding sequence GTGGCGGACACGTCTGCGCAGGAGCCGGACTTCGAGGCGCTGCGCGAGGTGGCGACCGGAGCGATGCGCCGGGCCTACGCCCCGTACTCCGGCTATCCCGTCGGCGCCGCTGGCCTCGTCGACGACGGCAGGGTCGTGGTCGGGTGCAACGTCGAGAACGCCGCGTACGGCGTGGGACTGTGCGCCGAGTGCGGGATGGTCTCGGCGCTGCACGCGACCGGCGGCGGGAAGCTCGTCGCCGTCGTCTGCGTGGACCGCGACGGCCAGGCGCTGATGCCGTGCGGTCGGTGCCGCCAGCTGCTCTGGGAGAACGGCCGCCCGACGACGCAGCTGCTCACCGCACGCGGGCCGGTGCCGATGACCGAGGTGCTGCCCGACGCGTTCGACGCCACCGACCTCGGCGCGCAGGGTTGA
- a CDS encoding cytochrome P450, with product MDTDVDLADPAFVADPYPTLAELRDQGPMLWHAPTGRWLATTHAAVSATLRNRRLGRIWTDWDPVEEMEPFNALHRNQMMENEPPEHTRLRRLVAAAFGRGHVERMRPRVEALTARMLDDVADLASAGDGTVDVLGAYAEPLPVYVICDMLGVPGDDHARLRGWSQGIVHMYEEGVDDATKRQAIEASTEFSAYVADLVEVRKRAITDGRGGDDLLTDLIAERDSGTRLSDDELVATVVLLLNAGHEASVNVFGNGLHALLSHPWQRDRVLAGEVPVATALEELIRYDAPLQLFERTATTEVEIEGTTVRPGETVACLMGSANRDPAVFDDAAAFDVARDPNPHVGFGMGLHFCLGAPLARMELEISLRGLLERFGPVELTGVAPRRPTWVLRGFESVEVDLKEAA from the coding sequence GTGGACACCGACGTCGATCTGGCCGACCCGGCCTTCGTGGCCGACCCGTACCCGACGCTCGCCGAGCTGAGGGACCAGGGGCCGATGCTGTGGCACGCACCGACCGGTCGGTGGCTCGCCACGACCCATGCGGCTGTCTCCGCCACGCTCCGCAACCGCCGGCTCGGTCGGATCTGGACCGACTGGGACCCGGTCGAGGAGATGGAGCCGTTCAACGCGCTGCACCGCAACCAGATGATGGAGAACGAGCCGCCCGAGCACACCCGGTTGCGCCGGCTGGTCGCGGCGGCGTTCGGTCGTGGCCACGTGGAGCGGATGCGCCCGCGGGTCGAGGCCCTGACGGCACGCATGCTGGACGACGTCGCGGACCTCGCGTCCGCCGGCGACGGGACGGTCGACGTCCTCGGCGCGTACGCCGAGCCGCTCCCGGTCTACGTCATCTGCGACATGCTCGGCGTGCCCGGGGACGACCACGCGCGCCTGCGTGGTTGGTCCCAGGGCATCGTCCACATGTACGAGGAGGGGGTCGACGACGCGACGAAGCGTCAGGCGATCGAGGCCAGCACCGAGTTCAGCGCGTACGTCGCCGATCTCGTCGAGGTGCGCAAGCGGGCGATCACAGACGGCCGCGGCGGGGACGACCTGCTCACCGACCTGATCGCGGAGCGCGACTCCGGGACGCGCCTGTCCGACGACGAGCTGGTCGCCACCGTCGTCCTGCTGCTCAACGCCGGCCACGAGGCGTCGGTCAACGTGTTCGGAAACGGCCTGCACGCGCTGCTGTCGCACCCGTGGCAGCGCGACCGGGTGCTGGCCGGCGAGGTGCCGGTGGCCACGGCGCTGGAGGAGCTGATCCGCTACGACGCGCCGCTGCAGCTGTTCGAGCGGACCGCGACCACGGAGGTCGAGATCGAGGGGACCACGGTGCGCCCGGGCGAGACGGTCGCGTGCCTGATGGGCTCCGCGAACCGCGATCCCGCGGTGTTCGACGATGCAGCGGCCTTCGACGTCGCTCGTGACCCGAACCCGCACGTCGGGTTCGGTATGGGCCTGCACTTCTGCCTCGGCGCGCCGCTGGCGCGGATGGAGCTGGAGATCTCGTTGCGTGGTCTGCTGGAGCGGTTCGGCCCCGTGGAGCTGACCGGTGTGGCTCCCCGGCGCCCGACCTGGGTGCTGCGCGGTTTCGAGTCGGTCGAGGTGGACCTGAAGGAGGCAGCATGA
- a CDS encoding thymidine phosphorylase, with amino-acid sequence MTPQEHDAVEVIATKRDGGRLSGSQIDWVVDAYTRDVVAPEQMSALAMAIVLNGMDREEIARWTDAMIRSGQRMDFSSLSRPTADKHSTGGVGDKITLPLAPLVAACGVAVPQLSGRGLGHTGGTLDKLEAIPGWRADLDNAAMLEQLDEVGAVICAAGTGLAPADKKLYALRDVTGTVESIPLIASSIMSKKIAEGTGSLVLDVKVGSGAFMKDLDDARELARTMVELGRAAGVDTRALLTDMATPLGRTAGNALEVAEAVEVLAGGGPEDVVELTLALAREMLASVGRDDIDPADVLADGRAMDCWRAMISAQGGDPDAPLPHAADIQVVAAEEDGYVARIDAMAVGLAAWRLGAGRSRPGETVQAGAGVELHVGLGDRVRRGQPLMTLHTETPERLPRALAALDDGLELSEQPTPVRDSVILDRIT; translated from the coding sequence ATGACGCCGCAGGAGCACGACGCGGTCGAGGTGATCGCGACCAAACGGGACGGGGGCCGGCTGAGCGGCTCCCAGATCGACTGGGTGGTCGACGCGTACACCCGCGACGTGGTCGCGCCGGAGCAGATGTCGGCCCTGGCGATGGCGATCGTCCTGAACGGGATGGACCGTGAGGAGATCGCTCGCTGGACCGACGCGATGATCCGCAGCGGGCAGCGGATGGACTTCTCGTCGCTGTCGCGGCCGACCGCCGACAAGCACTCGACCGGCGGCGTCGGCGACAAGATCACTCTCCCGCTGGCCCCCCTCGTGGCGGCCTGCGGCGTCGCCGTGCCCCAGCTGTCCGGTCGCGGGCTCGGACACACCGGCGGGACCCTCGACAAGCTGGAGGCGATCCCGGGCTGGCGCGCCGACCTGGACAACGCCGCGATGCTCGAGCAGCTCGACGAGGTCGGGGCCGTGATCTGCGCGGCCGGCACCGGTCTGGCACCGGCGGACAAGAAGCTGTACGCGCTGCGCGACGTCACCGGGACCGTCGAGTCGATCCCGCTGATCGCGAGCTCGATCATGAGCAAGAAGATCGCGGAGGGCACGGGTTCGCTCGTGCTCGACGTCAAGGTCGGGTCGGGAGCGTTCATGAAGGACCTGGACGACGCCCGTGAGCTCGCGCGCACGATGGTCGAGCTGGGCCGCGCTGCCGGGGTCGACACCCGCGCGCTGCTGACCGACATGGCGACGCCGCTGGGGCGCACCGCCGGCAACGCGCTCGAGGTGGCCGAGGCGGTCGAGGTGCTCGCCGGCGGCGGGCCGGAGGACGTGGTCGAGCTGACCCTCGCGCTGGCGCGGGAGATGCTCGCCTCGGTCGGTCGTGACGACATCGACCCCGCGGACGTCCTGGCCGACGGCCGCGCGATGGACTGCTGGCGCGCGATGATCAGCGCGCAGGGGGGCGACCCGGACGCGCCGCTGCCGCACGCCGCCGACATCCAGGTCGTCGCGGCGGAGGAAGACGGGTACGTCGCCCGGATCGATGCGATGGCGGTCGGGCTCGCGGCGTGGCGGCTGGGGGCGGGACGCTCGCGGCCGGGGGAGACGGTCCAGGCCGGCGCGGGCGTGGAGCTGCACGTGGGCCTGGGTGACCGGGTTCGCCGCGGACAGCCCTTGATGACCCTGCACACCGAGACCCCGGAACGCCTCCCGCGTGCCCTGGCGGCGCTCGACGACGGCCTGGAGCTGAGCGAGCAGCCCACGCCGGTCCGGGACTCGGTGATCCTGGACCGGATCACCTGA
- a CDS encoding MaoC family dehydratase, with product MRVLNSSDEIASAAGTTLGTSEWLEVTQDRIDAFADATGDHQWIHVDPQKALEGPYGSTIAHGYLTLSLVPLFGSQVFAFAGDAAKVNYGLNKVRFPAPVPVGSKVRGHVALGDVVDIPTGQQVTIRYTIEIQGSDKPACVAETVVLLLGS from the coding sequence ATGCGCGTGCTCAACTCTTCGGACGAGATCGCCTCGGCCGCCGGCACCACGCTCGGGACGAGTGAGTGGCTGGAGGTCACCCAGGACCGCATCGACGCGTTCGCCGACGCGACCGGGGACCACCAGTGGATCCACGTCGACCCGCAGAAGGCGCTCGAGGGGCCGTACGGCTCGACCATCGCCCACGGCTATCTGACGCTGTCGCTGGTTCCGCTGTTCGGGTCCCAGGTGTTCGCGTTCGCAGGCGACGCCGCCAAGGTGAACTACGGCCTCAACAAGGTACGGTTCCCCGCGCCGGTCCCGGTGGGATCGAAGGTGCGCGGACACGTCGCGCTGGGCGACGTGGTGGACATCCCCACCGGCCAGCAGGTCACGATCCGCTACACGATCGAGATCCAGGGCTCGGACAAGCCGGCCTGCGTCGCCGAGACCGTCGTGCTGCTGCTCGGCTCCTGA
- a CDS encoding adenosine deaminase, whose protein sequence is MLTLEEIRGVPKVLLHDHLDGGVRPQTVAEIAERIGHRLPVEDPDDLGRWFADAAGSGTLVRYLETFEHTVAVMQTTEDLVRVARECVVDLAGDGVVYAEVRWAPEQHLTAGLTLTGAVDAVREGFAQGTAEAQRAGRTIVARQILTAMRHQARSLEIAELAVAYRDSGVVGFDIAGAEAGYPPTRHLDAFEYLHRENAHFTIHAGEAFGLPSIWQAIQWCGADRLGHGVRIIDDVDTSDPSAPRLGRLAAYVRDKRIPLELCPSSNVQTGAAASIAEHPVGTLADLGFRVTVNTDNRLMSQTSMSREMALLSEAFGYGLDDLRWFSVNAMKSAFLPFDERLAMIQDVVKPGYDTRSLDTL, encoded by the coding sequence ATGCTGACGCTCGAGGAGATCCGAGGGGTTCCGAAGGTCCTGCTGCACGACCACCTCGACGGAGGGGTGCGGCCGCAGACCGTGGCCGAGATCGCCGAGCGGATCGGTCACCGCCTGCCGGTCGAGGACCCCGACGACCTCGGCCGCTGGTTCGCCGACGCGGCCGGCTCCGGCACACTGGTGCGCTACCTCGAGACCTTCGAGCACACCGTCGCCGTGATGCAGACGACCGAGGACCTGGTCCGGGTCGCGCGCGAGTGCGTGGTCGACCTCGCCGGCGACGGGGTCGTGTACGCCGAGGTGCGGTGGGCCCCGGAGCAGCACCTGACGGCGGGGCTGACGCTGACCGGTGCCGTCGATGCGGTCCGCGAGGGGTTCGCCCAGGGCACGGCCGAGGCGCAGCGTGCGGGGCGGACGATCGTCGCGCGTCAGATCCTCACCGCGATGCGGCACCAGGCGCGTTCCCTGGAGATCGCCGAGCTCGCGGTGGCGTACCGCGACTCGGGCGTGGTCGGGTTCGACATCGCCGGCGCTGAGGCGGGCTACCCGCCCACCCGGCACCTCGACGCCTTCGAGTACCTCCACCGCGAGAACGCCCACTTCACCATCCACGCCGGCGAGGCGTTCGGGCTGCCCTCGATCTGGCAGGCGATCCAGTGGTGCGGCGCCGACCGGCTCGGTCACGGCGTCCGGATCATCGACGACGTGGACACGTCGGACCCGTCGGCCCCGCGGCTCGGGCGGCTCGCCGCGTACGTCCGTGACAAGCGGATCCCGCTGGAGCTGTGCCCGTCGTCGAACGTCCAGACCGGAGCGGCGGCGTCGATCGCCGAGCACCCGGTCGGCACGCTGGCCGACCTCGGGTTCCGGGTGACCGTCAACACCGACAACCGCCTGATGAGCCAGACGTCGATGAGCCGGGAGATGGCGCTGCTCAGTGAGGCGTTCGGTTACGGGCTGGACGACCTGCGATGGTTCTCGGTGAACGCGATGAAGAGCGCCTTCCTGCCCTTCGACGAGCGCCTCGCGATGATCCAGGACGTGGTCAAACCGGGATATGATACGCGGTCTCTCGACACGCTCTGA